In Leptospirillum ferriphilum, the genomic window ACTGATTCGGAAAATTTCCCGGCCTCAATCCTAAGACACCTGATTCTGGCAGTTTCATCCGCATCAGGAGGGTTTTCATTCATGAGAGCTCTGATCGAAATGATTGCACGATCCCTGGTAGATTCCCCCGAACAGGTCGTTGTAAATGAAACTGATGCGGAAAGAATTGTCGTGATAGAATTAAAAGTTGCTCCCGCCGACTTGGGAAAAGTGATAGGGCGAGGAGGAAAAACGGCGTCAGCAATGCGGGTGCTTTTAAACGCGGCAGGAACCCGTGTAGGGAAACGCTATGTTCTGGAAATTCTGGAGTAGTTGGAGCAACAGACATTGGATGATTTGACCAATCTTACTCTTGTCGGACAGATTGGCCGTCCTCATGGGGTAAAAGGTTTTTTTTTGTCCGGAACACATCCTCGCTTTTACTGGAGATTCTTGAGGAGGGACTGAAAAGTATTTATTGCGGGCCTTCGGAAGATCGTCTAGAAATTTTTTCAGTAGAAGAGTATAGACAGCATGGTGATGGGGCTCTTCTTTTAAAAATGGAAAAACTGGATTCTCCGGAAGCGGTAAAAACAAGGTCTCGATGGGGCCTTTATTGTTCTATGGGAGAAATATCCCCTGCCAGTGAAGGGGATATTTTTTGGGCCTCCGAATTGCTTGGCATGTCTGTTTATGATGTGGATTCCGGCAACATGGTCGGTCATATTGTTTCCTGTTATGAAAGACCAGGGCAAGATTTGATCGGCATTGACTTTCGGGGGACAGAAATCCTTTGCCCTTTGGTAGATCCGCTTGTTCCGAAGATTGACCGGAAAAGGCGAGAGGTTTTTGTTCAATGGACAGTTGTCGGACCTTTGTCGTCATAACCCTCTTTCCGGAACCGGTCTTGGGAGTGTTAAACTCAAGCATTCTCAAAAAGGCTCAGGACAAAGGCCTTGTCCGCTTCATAGTCTTAAACCTTCGGGACTTTGGAAACGGACGTTATCGATCAACGGACGATTATCCATATGGCGGCGGGGGAGGAATGATTCTTCGGCCCGAACCAGTTTTTCGGGCCCTTCAGTTTGCACAGACGCTATTGGGAGTCCCTCCTGAAGGTACCCAGAAGCAGGTTCCTCTCCCCCTGAGGATTGTTTACCCGACTCCGCAGGGACAGGTTTTTCATCAGAAGGATGCATGGGCCTGGTCTCTTGATCCACGTCCGATTCTTTTTCTGGCAGGGCACTATGAAGGGATCGACGAACGCATTCTTCAGGGAAACCCGATCGAAGAGTGGTCCGCTGGAGATTACGTCTTGACTGGTGGAGAACTGCCGGCTTTGTCAATGATTGATGCAGTTGTACGGTTGTTGCCAGGAGTCTTGTCTGATCCCCAGGCGCCCCAGAAGGAAACTTTTTCGGGCGAGATGTTTGATTATCCTCAGTACACAAGACCCCCTGTGTTTGAAGGGATGGAAGTTCCCGAAGTACTGCTTTCCGGAGATCATGCCCGGATTGTCCAATTCCGTCGGGAAAAAGCTCGGGAAAAAACGTTAAGAGTGCGTCCGGAGCTGTTGGAGTAGAATGTCCGGTTATTTGAAAACGAAATCCGGGAAAATTATACAATGAGGAAGGAAAGGGGAAAAAAATGAACGTTCTGGATCAGGTCGAACAATTGTATTTCAAGGAAAATCCCATCGATGTGAAGATTGGAGAAACCGTAAAGGTTCATCTCAAAATCGTGGAAGGGGAGAAAGAACGCGTTCAGGTTTTTGAAGGGGTCGTGATTGCCCTGAGAGGTGGAGGAACGAGGGCGATGATGACTGTTCGGAAAATTTCCTTTGGGGTTGGCGTTGAGAGGATGTTTCCACTGCATTCTCCCCAGATTGTCAAGGTTGACAGGGTCCGCACCGGAAAGGTCCGAAGAGCCAAACTTTATTATTTGAGAACGAAAAAAGGCAAGGCAGCCAGACTTCAGGAAGTGGAAGGCAAGAGAGACGCTTGATGCAAGCACGTGCATGACTTTTCCTCAGGCGGATCTCGAGCGAGAATTTTATAAAAAAGGTTTTCTTCGCGTCGCTGGCGTGGATGAGGTGGGACGAGGGGCATTGGCTGGTCCAGTCGTGGCTGCGGCTGTTATTCTTCCAATGCCCTTGGAGTTTTTTGAGAATATTGGAATTCGTGATTCAAAACTCCTTTCTCCTTCAAAAAGGGTGGCATTAAGTGATAGGCTCCGCTCTCTTCTTTTTTCCTGGTCTGTAGGAGAATCAACAGTTTCAGAGATCAATGCGCTAAACATTCGTCGAGCAACCCTCCTTGCCATGAAAAGGGCAGTGGAAGGATTACCGGAGTTTCCCGATATTCTCCTTGTGGATGGGCGGGAAATCGTGCCTGATCTTGTATGCAAACAGGAATCGTTTACCGGTGGGGACAGGAGGATTCTTTCTATTGCAGCCGCTTCAATCATCGCAAAAGTATACAGAGACAACATGATGTCCGAACTGGACAACGCTTATGCCGGGTATGGTCTTGCGGAAAACAAAGGATATGGGACGGCCCAACACAGGGACGGGCTTCTTCTTCGAGGAGTTTCTTCCATTCATCGGGCTGTATTTTGTAAGACTTTTTTGGAACCTTTCCGTAAAAAATCGATTTTTCAGACGGAAGCTTCTCTATTATCCTCAAATTCTGACCCCTTGGCATAGAAACTTTTTATGTCCCTCCTGACGCGTTCAGCTTTTCTCCTCTTTATTCTGGTATCGTCGATACCTTTTGCTTTTTTTCTTTGGGTTTCCTCTCTTTTTTTTGTGACAAAAATCCAGACGGAAAAACTCTATCCGGCGATTCACATGATTGTTGTTTTGAAGCATGCGACCAATAACAAGGATATGAATACTCTTCTGGACAGGATTTCAGAGATAACGGGAGAAAAATCTGTCCGGCTGATTTCCACCCAGGAGATCGCAGGTTTTCTTCCTGCCTTAAAAGATGGAGAGTCTGTCCGGATTCCTTCCCGGTTCCAACATATTTTGTCTGTGCGAATCTCTTATGGGTACAACCCGCAAGGCCAACGGACGTATCTTATCCCTCAGATCAATTCACTGAAGGATTTTTTGGAAAAGGATCCTCATGTTTTGATGATTGAGCTGAATGAGGCCTGGGCATCCCGTCTCGACTTCTTGAATAGAGTTATGGACAAGGTCAAAGACGTTGGCCTGATTCTTTTACTTCTGACAATCTTTGCGATTTTTATTTATTGGATTCAGATTTTTCGTCTCAAGTGGTCACGAAAAAGTTTGAAGGAAGAAACTGCTCCCAGCCAAGGATTTTCAGAACGCAAACGAATGTGGGACTCGACCCCCATACTGGAAGAGCCGGAAAGTGAGTTACTCGGGGAGCACCCATTTCCTCTTCTTTGGGGTGGGGCCATTGCTGGTTTTTTTTCCGGGTTGATCGCTCTTCTTTCTCTTATGGTTCTCCATCCTGTTCTTTATCCAGACGGCCTTGATCCTTTTTATAATCCTGGAATTCATGGGAAAACAGTTGATCTCAACTGGTTTCTTTTTCCTGTCATGACAGGAGCATTCGGGTGGCTCTCCTCCGTTCTTTCACGTATCTGATTCTGATCTCCCTGGGAATGATTTTTTTCATTCCTCTCTCCCCTCATGTCTCCCTTTATGCGGAACCCGCTCCGAATGGAAAGAAAAAATTGAGTCGTGAGATTGCTGAACATAAAAAAGAATACGAAAAACTGAAGAAAGAACTGATTCAAAACAAGAAACTCGAAAAGAAATATCTGAACAAGAGAGACGATTTGAAGTTCAGGATGCTTGAACTCCGCATGGATCAAGAAAAGATCCATATGCAAATCGAGCAGAACCACATGAACGAGATTCGTTTTTCCAGGCGATTATCCCGGCTTGATCGCGCGATCCGGTCCGAAAAAACATCTCTGCGATCTCATCAGGTGCTTGAAGGTGTACAGGAAGTCCTGGTCTTAAAGAATGCTGTCACAGCCTACCTTGTCCGTAAAGACCAAACACCTGAATCATCGATTGATATGCTGGGGGTCTGGGTTTCGGATACATCCCTTCAGCAAATGCAAAAAAAAATTTCCCGCGACAAAGTTCTTGAGGCGTCAACTTCAATCAAAATGGACGAGCTTTATCGTAAAAGAGACAGAATATTGCGGATGGAAGACCGGCGCAAACGGGAAGAAAAAGACGAAATGAAGCAGATGGACCGGATCCAGAGACAAATCGCAGCCTTGAAAGAACGGGCGTCCGGTCTTGAAAAAAACAATGAACTCATATTGTCCAAAACCCAGAAGCTTCTGAAATTGATTCACCACCTTCGCTTGGTGGAGTTAAGAAATCGACATAGGCACCTTCATCACTTTTCTCCGGTCAGACTCAAAATCAGGGGGCTTTTGTGGCCAGTGAACGGGAAAATTATTGAGTCTTTTGGTCGATACCACGACGGGGTGGATATTGCAGCTTCATCCGGAAGTCCGGTGAAAAGTGCCGAAACTGGACGCATCCTCTTTGCCCGACATTATTCCGGATACGGGAAGCTTGTTATCGTCAATCATGGTCATCATGTCTATTCTCTTTATGGACATATGAAAACTATCCGGGTAAGAGAGGGGCAGATTGTTCGAAAGGGTGAACTCCTTGGGACGGCGGGAGGAGGAGGGACCAATGGACATTCCACCATTTTCTTTGGGTTGACACATTATGGAAATCCCGTGAACCCTCTCCCTTATCTGGGACAAAAAAGCCATTGAGTTTTTAATCCTTCAGGATTGGTCATTCTTGCGGAAAAGGAAGGGACGGGTGTGACGCTGCAGAACGTTCTTGGCTTTGGATGAGTTCCCGTTAAATCCTTGGAAATTTCTTGCTCATCGAACTTTGTCATGCTAATCTTTGGCTTAATAAGTTTTTCTTTCGTTGCAACGGGTGATTCTGTCTGGGGCAGAAGGGCAGTGAGGGATATTTTTCCCGAGCGGGAAGGGGCATGTGCTTGATATGTGGAAGACAATAATGAAAACAGGAAACGTCTTGTTGATTCTTGCAATTGGCATTCTTGTCGGGGGTGTTGGTCATGCGGTGTTTGCCGATGGAGGAACCGATCGCTCTCTGAAGGTTTTTTCGATGGTGTATGCATTAATCCAGAAAGATTATGTAGACCCCCTTTCTCCCAAGCCGGTTCTCACTGGAGCAATCAAGGGAATGGTTGCCTCTCTGGATCCCCACTCAGAATACATGACTCCTCAGGAATACCATGAACTTGAAATAGATACCAAAGGAAAATTTGGTGGGGTCGGAATTAAAATTACGACGAACGGCAAAAATATTCTCGTTCAGTCTCCAATTCCGGGGTCTCCGGCCGACAGGGCCGGGATCAAGGCAGGGGATGAGATCATCAGTGTTGACGGAAAGAGTACATCAACGCTTGGGCTGGAGAACGCTGTCCATATGATGCGGGGAAGGGCAGGCACCTCTGTGGACCTGACCATCCGAAGAAAAGGGGCATTTCAGAAAAAAGATTTTGTTCTCGTCCGGGAAGTGATCCGGATTCATACCGTCCATGAACGCATGTTGACATCCAAGATTGGGTATATTCATGTTCAGGAGTTTTCGGAGGACACGGCAAAAGAAATGAAAGAGGCGATTGCCGGATTACTCTCGAAAGGGATGAAAGGTTTGGTCATTGACCTTCGCAACAATCCTGGAGGTCTTTTAAACGATGCTGTAGATGCTTCTTCCATTTTTCTCCCTGAAAATAAAGTTGTTGTATCCATGAAAGGTCGCCGTCAGTTTCATGAATTTCATTCACGGAACCCGAGACCCTATCTTCACTTCCCCATTGTCGTTCTTGTGAATACGGAGACGGCTTCGGCTGCAGAGATTCTTTCTGGAGCACTTCAGGATTACAAGAGAGCGACGATTATGGGAACCCAGACATTCGGGAAAGGGTCCGTACAAACGATCCTCCCGCTCTTTGATGGGTCCGCATTAAGGTTGACCACGGCACGGTACTTTACACCGAGCGGCCGTTCCATTCAGGACTACGGGATTTCTCCGGATGTTATTGTCAAGCAAATTATTCCCCGGGGTGTAAAATCCATTAAGGTTCCCAGAGAAGTCAATCTGAAGCATCATTTTCTCAATCCTGACGGAGCTGAGTCGAAGGTTTCCATCCCTCTGGACCATATTCAGTTCCACTTGCCGATTGGAAGAATTCCTTTAAAAGAAGATAACCAGGTCCAGGCGGCATTGAAGATGCTGAACAAGGACCTGAGGAGTGGAAATCAGTCTGTCGGTTTTTCTCGTAAGACGTCTCCTTTGTCGGCAGGATAATTTCAGCACCTCCTCCTCATATATTTAGATTCTCTTTCGGAATTGGCAAAGCCTTGAAGCGTTGACTGCTTCAAAGGTTTTGCCAGTTTTTATTTCCCCATCCGAGTGCTGAAAAGCGTTTAAGGCTATATCCTGGAAATGAAGGGACTCTTGTCAAATATCCGACCGTTTGTTATAGTGGTATCACTCTATGAGGGTGAGTGCTAATGCACTCCAAAGAGAAGTATAATGTCGAAAAAGGGAGGTTTTTCACATGAAGTTCAAGCCATTGAAAGACCGCGTTTTTGTAAGCTACTCCGCGGAAGCAGAAAAAACCCAGGGGGGACTTTACATTCCTGATGCGGCCAAGGAAAAGCCGCAGAAAGGCAAGATCGAAAGCATCGGGGACGATGTAAAGTCGGTGAAGGTTGGGGATTCCATTTTGTTCGACAAGTATTCTGGTTCCAAGATCACAATGGATGGGACCGAATATCTGATTTTAAAAGAAGAAGATATTCTGGGTGTCTTTGTTGCCTGATTTCCCCATAAGCATGCCTTAATCATCTGGTTTACGGTTTTTCTATTTGGAGGTGTTGTTATCATGGCTAAGCAGATGAGCTACAGTGAAAGTGCCAGAGCTTCAATCCTGAAAGGTGTGACTGCCCTTGCAGATGCAGTAAAAGTGACCCTCGGCCCCAAAGGACGCAACGCTGTTATCGAGAAAAAATTTGGTGCTCCGACAATCACCAAAGACGGTGTCACGGTGGCCAAGGAGATCGAGCTGAAAGATCCTTATGAAAACATGGGTGCCCAGCTTGTCAAGGAAGTCGCTTCCAAGACGAGTGACATCGCCGGTGATGGAACAACGACTGCCACGGTACTGGCACACGCGATCTATCGTGAAGGCGTCAAGAATGTTTCCGCTGGTTCTAACTCCATGGAGTTGAAGCGGGGAATTGATCTTGCCGTTGCCTCCATCATCAACGAACTGAAAAAGATGAGCAAGCCTTGCCAGGATAAGAAGGAAATTGCCCAGATTGCAACCATTTCAGCCAATAATGATGCCGAAATTGGACGATTGATTGCAGATGCGATGGACAAAGTTGGCAAGGATGGGGTTATTACGGTCGAGGAAGCGAAAAGCATGACGACTTCCCTGGATGTTGTCGAAGGGATGCAGTTTGATCGTGGCTATATCTCTCCCTATTTCGTCACCGATCAGGAGAGGATGGAGGTTGTTCTCGACAATCCCTACATTCTGATTCACGAGAAGAAAGTCAGCAGCATGAAGGACCTTCTTCCGATTCTTGAGCAGACAGCAAAAATGGGCAAGCCCATTCTCATCATTGCGGAGGAAGTTGAAGGAGAAGCGCTGGCAACGCTCGTTGTCAACAAACTTCGGGGAACCCTGCAGGTTGCTGCGGTCAAGGCTCCCGGATTTGGCGATCGCCGCAAGGCAATGCTTGAAGATATCGCTATTCTGACGGGTGGTCAGATGATTGCTGAAGATCTTGGCCTGAAGCTTGAAAATCTTAAGCTCTCTGATCTCGGACGCGCAAAACGTGTCAGCATCGATAAAGACAATACGACGATTGTCGAAGGAGCTGGAGAACACGCCAAGATCCAGGCTCGTGTGAAACAAATCAAGGCTCAGATTGAGGAGTCGACTTCCGATTACGACCGGGAGAAGCTTCAGGAAAGACTCGCAAAGATCGTTGGCGGAGTCGCCGTGATCAACGTCGGTGCTGCAACCGAAACGGAGATGAAGGAAAAGAAAGCACGCGTCGAAGATGCCCTGCATGCGACGAAAGCGGCAGTGGAAGAAGGGATCGTTCCCGGAGGCGGCGTGACATTGCTCCGGAGTTCTGCTGTCCTTGATACACTGAAAGTCGAAGGTGACCAGAAGGTCGGAGTCAACATCATTCGGCGGGCGCTTGAGGAACCTTTGCGCCAGATCGCACAGAATGCGGGACTCGAAGGTTCGGTTGTGGTCCAGAAGGTCAAGGCAGAAAAAGGAACGATGGGTTTTGATGCTGCGACAGAGACCTATGTGGACATGATTCAGGCTGGTATCATCGACCCGACGAAAGTCACCCGGTCCGCTCTTCAGAATGCTGCTTCTGTGGCATCACTGATGCTGACCACCGAGGTGATGATCGCGGATATTCCGGAGAAGGAGCCGAAGGCCCCTGCAATGCCGGGCGGTGGAATGGGAGATATGTATTAATTCTCTTCTGGCCTACAAAAAAAGGGGGCATTTTGCCCCCTTTTTTATTGACAGGGCTGAAGATGCCACCTTAAGATTGAAATCCGATACAAAGAATTCAAGAATGTTTTCTGGCAACTGATCATAAAGGAGTTTATCTATGGCTGGAAATGTAGTGGAAGTAAATGCTCCGGAATGGGATAAATCTGTTTTGGGTGCCGGCGGTCTCGTAATGGTTGATTTCTGGGCCCCCTGGTGTGGTCCCTGCCGGACGGTTGCTCCAATTGTCGAGGAATTGTCGGAAGAGTATAAAGGCAAGGTTTCTTTCATGAAACTCAATACTGATGACAATCAGGAAATTGCAGTGAAATATCAGGTCATGGGCATTCCCACTCTGATGTTTTTTAAGGACGGCAAGATCGTTGATAAGATCGTTGGTGCTCAAAGCAAGAAAAATTTTAAAGACAAAATTGACTCTCTTCTCAAGTCCTGATATCTCTGTCCTCTGGGGGGCCGGAGTCTATCCTGTTACACCGGTCAATACCGGCCCTCTTTCTCTTTGAAAGCATTCAAAAAAAGAAATAGTTTTTCTGAGATGACCGGATTTTAAGGATCCATCGGAGGGGATGTGCTCCTTCACCTGAAAATAGCGAATCTGGCCACTTTCAGGGAAGTCGTTCTCGATCTTTCCCCAGGCCTGACTTGTGTGACGGGGGAGACTGGAAGCGGTAAATCGCTGTTTGTGGATGCCCTCTCTTTTCTTTCTGGCCAAAAAAATCGTCTCCTGTTTGTTCCTCCGGGGCAAAATGAGGGGGTCGTCGAGGCGATTTTTTCTCCATCGCAAACCGTGCCTGTCTTTCTGAAGGATGTCACTCTTCCCGGGGATGACTGGGTTCTAAGACGCACCCTTCTCTCGAACGGACGTACTCGACAGCAGGTGAACGGAACCAATATCACCCAGAGCCAGCTCCAGGAACTGGGAACCTATCTGATGGATCTTGTTGGGCAAGGGGAAGGTTTTCGCCTCCAGAATCCGCGGATTCATGCAGAATATCTTGATTCATATGGGGAAACGCTGTCTCTTCTTGATTCTTATAAACAACTTCGCGAAGACTACCTCGAGAAAAAGCGTCTCTTGTCCGAAAGTGAAAAACGGCAATCCGACATGGAACGCCAGCGGGAACGAATCCGGGAAATCAACATGGACAGGGAATCTCTTTCCCCCCGCCCGGAGGAATGGGAATCCCTCCAGACCTTGCTTTCCGTCCTTCTTCATACCCACGATCTAATGGAAGCAGCCAGTATGGTGTATGACCAACTCTACGGGTCGGAAGACAGTCTTCTGGGAAAGATCCGGAAAATGTCCCAGGATTTGGAGCGCCTGAAAGTGCATGATCCCAGGCTGGGGGAGGTTGCATTACCGTTGCGCGATGCCTACGCACTTTTAAAGGAGTCTGCGGAGGAAAGCCGTCAATATCTGGACGGATTGTCCTTCGACCCTGAGGAATTGGGAAAAACGGAATCCAGAATTCTTGAATTTCAACGTTTTTCCCGAAAGTACAATGTTCCTCCGGAGGAGTTGAGCGAATTTTTCGAGAAGAATGCCCTGGAGTTACTTGAAGGCGATCCTGAATACCTGCAAAACATGCAGAAGGCGGTCCATCACGCCGCGGACGCACTGCGCGATATCCAGCAAAAACTCTCGGAAAAACGGAAAATGGCATCCATCCGTCTCAGCAAAGAGGTGACCGATCGCCTGCCGAAACTTCGTCTGGAGAAAGCGATATTTTCGGTCAATTTGATTCTTTCGGGTGGGGAATTCCCCACCGAGGGTGCGGAAGAGGTCCGTTTTTACTTTACGGCTAATCCCGACTTGCCGCCAAAACCACTTGACCAGATTGCCTCCGGTGGTGAACTGTCAAGAATTTTACTCGTGCTGAAACAACTTTTGGCCGAGAAAGATTCTGTTGAAACATTGGTGTTCGACGAAGTTGATTCTGGTATCGGGGGTGAAGTCGGGGAGACGGTCGGGGATATCTTGTCCGAAATTTCCAGTACCAGGCAAGTCGTGGCTATTACCCATCTCCATCAGGTCGCACGGAAAGCGGGCTCTCATCTGGTTATTCAAAAAAGGGAGAAGGAGGGTGTAACAGAATCAACAGTCACGGTGGCCGAAGGAGAGAGCAGAGTTTCAGAGATTGCCCGTATGTTGGGTGGGAGCGATCTTGCCCCATCGACAATGACGCTTGCCCGGGAACTTCTCTTGTCGAGCAGCTCCGACCAGAACCATTCTTCATCAAATCGCAAGAATCCTTCCGTATAGATCAGACTGCAAGGGTGCAAGTCCTTCATCCGTTCGAAAATCTTTCCATTCCGATATCTCCCGGCATCTTTTAAGGATGTCCCTGAATGACTTTTAGAATTTCCTGCACATCTTTTCCGAAGCGTTCAATATCGGACTTCTGGAAAGCATCCTGCGCATCCTGGGCCAATTGATGCAACCGGACCCATCCAGACACGCTGAGAGGTTCATGGCGTGTTCCGGTCATTCGGGGCCCCGATTCTTCGGAGTTCCCCCCTTCGTCGGACCCTTCGAACAACGCTTCCAGTGCTTGGGAAAGAGTTTTTCTCATCACGACACGGTCTCCCACGGCCAGAATGACGCGACGAAGTTCTGGAAGAGCTCCAGGGCTTGTTGCCTCCAGATAAAGAGGTTCGACATAGAGCAGTGTATTGGCAATGGGAATGATCAGCAGCGTTCCGCGGACCACATGGGAGCCCATCTGGTTCCAGAGAGTCAGCTGTTTCGAAATCGGACCTCTCTGATCGATCCTGGCTTCGATCTGGTCCGGCCCATAAATCAGTCTTTCCTTTGCAAACGTATAGGCGACCATTTCCCCCAGATGGTCCCCGTCGGATCTCCCGACAAGCCAGGCGGAAAGATTCTGTCGGTGAGCCGGTGTATAGGGGAGCATCATGACATATTCTTCGGACTTCTCCCCGGGGAGCTTCATGATCGAATAATACGGAGACATGATCTGGTCGTTTCGGCGAGGCAAGGACCAAAGGTCTTCTTTGTTAAAAAATGTATGGGGGCTGGTCATATGATAGAGCTCGTTAATCCGCGCCATGATGGAGAAGATGGCCGGAGGAAATCGTAGGTGTGTTCGAATATCGTCTGGCATGTCTGACAAGGGATGATAGAGAGAGGGGGAAATTTTCCTGTATGTTTCCAGAATGGGATCGGAAGGATCGGTGACATAAAATGTCGGGAACCCGTTCTTGGGGTCGATGAGGATTTTGACCGGATTTCGGATGTAATTGAATTGCCGGGGCCAGGTGACAAGGGCCGGGTAGTGGCCTCTGTTAAAAGAGGAAAAGGGATTGATCAGGGCTTGCGGACCTGGGAGAGACGTGGCGTAAGGGAAGTGGCTTGAAGTGGTGTAGGCATCGATCATCCACAAGAGACGTCCCTTTTGGGTAATGATGGGAACCGGGTCCGGATCCAGCGTCAGATAGGGTGCCAGTTTATGCACGATATCAAAGATGTTTCGATGATAGAGGATACGACTGTCAGGGGTAATGGCATTGGAAAGAGAAATCTTGAGTGTCCCGAAGGCATAAGAGTACAGAAGTCTACGTCCGGCATTCTTCAGGCGAACTCCGCCTGTTCCTGCGTAGTGGTTATAAATATTGCGACTACCTTTCGGGTAATCAAATTCGCCGACTTGTGTGTTGACGACAGCATAGGGAGTTGACTGGTCACCGTAATAAATACGGGCATGCTCCAGTCGCATGTTCTCACGGGTCTGGGGAGGAATATTCTTTATCCAGAAGACCGGGAGACCTTCAGCGGTAACCCGGTTTACAGGGGTCATGATCAGCCCATGGCCATGCGTGTAGGCAAGATGGAGATTGATCCAGTTTGGAGAGGGCAGATTCCCGTAGGACAATTCCCTGGGGGCAACCAAAACCTGTCGGATGGATCCGTCGAGATTGTAGCGGTCTGGGGCCAGAAGGGGAAACTGATAATATGTCCGGATTTGCTGAAGTTGCCGCACGGTGGTCAGGAGCGGACGATGGTCCCAGAGACGAATGTTCCGGATGGTGGCACTGTTGGATTCGATATCGCTTCGTGTCAGTCCGTCCAGACGGGGAATATGTTTGATGGTGATCCGGTCAAGGCGGTAAGCCTTTCGGGTCCAGAAAATATTCTTTATGAGATACGGTTTTTCATAGTGAAACTGGTCGGGAAGTACAACAAAGCGTTCAACCAGGGTGGGGACGACGGAAAGGCCAAAAAATGCAAAGACCAAGGTGAATAGGCTGAGGGAGAAAGGTGCGTAGGGAGACCCACGGCGAACAAGGAGGAAAAAAGTCAGGGCGACAAGAAGCAGGAGTATTTCCAACAGCAGCATGGCTGGCATGGTGGCATGCATGATCGTATACCCGGGACCGGAGATCAGATCTCCATTTTCAAAAAGCAACCGGTAGCGCGACAGCTGAACACGCATTGCGAGTGCAATCGCAATGAGTCCGAACAGAGGAAAGACTCTGGCTCGGTAGCGTGGTGACAGAGAGAGAACATTTTTACTCAGGGTCCATGAGTTGTTCATTTTTCCAAGTGTCACAGAAAGGACCGCTGCAAAAAGGAGAGACGGAACGAGAAGTCCCAAAAGGTCTTC contains:
- a CDS encoding UPF0182 family protein, giving the protein MSLKAPWIFLGFFTLVLFSSQDLMDLEVDYLWYRSVHHPELFWLYLFPRIVLAALSAGIFFLISLAGLFSVPPQSDMFLFQQGGTLRSIPYRTVRKVIAVFLFLVSIFIGDHFTAPEWSYRLLSAVKPVASGDTDPVFHHDVTFYLFRLPLLEDLLGLLVPSLLFAAVLSVTLGKMNNSWTLSKNVLSLSPRYRARVFPLFGLIAIALAMRVQLSRYRLLFENGDLISGPGYTIMHATMPAMLLLEILLLLVALTFFLLVRRGSPYAPFSLSLFTLVFAFFGLSVVPTLVERFVVLPDQFHYEKPYLIKNIFWTRKAYRLDRITIKHIPRLDGLTRSDIESNSATIRNIRLWDHRPLLTTVRQLQQIRTYYQFPLLAPDRYNLDGSIRQVLVAPRELSYGNLPSPNWINLHLAYTHGHGLIMTPVNRVTAEGLPVFWIKNIPPQTRENMRLEHARIYYGDQSTPYAVVNTQVGEFDYPKGSRNIYNHYAGTGGVRLKNAGRRLLYSYAFGTLKISLSNAITPDSRILYHRNIFDIVHKLAPYLTLDPDPVPIITQKGRLLWMIDAYTTSSHFPYATSLPGPQALINPFSSFNRGHYPALVTWPRQFNYIRNPVKILIDPKNGFPTFYVTDPSDPILETYRKISPSLYHPLSDMPDDIRTHLRFPPAIFSIMARINELYHMTSPHTFFNKEDLWSLPRRNDQIMSPYYSIMKLPGEKSEEYVMMLPYTPAHRQNLSAWLVGRSDGDHLGEMVAYTFAKERLIYGPDQIEARIDQRGPISKQLTLWNQMGSHVVRGTLLIIPIANTLLYVEPLYLEATSPGALPELRRVILAVGDRVVMRKTLSQALEALFEGSDEGGNSEESGPRMTGTRHEPLSVSGWVRLHQLAQDAQDAFQKSDIERFGKDVQEILKVIQGHP
- a CDS encoding DNA repair protein RecN, with translation MLLHLKIANLATFREVVLDLSPGLTCVTGETGSGKSLFVDALSFLSGQKNRLLFVPPGQNEGVVEAIFSPSQTVPVFLKDVTLPGDDWVLRRTLLSNGRTRQQVNGTNITQSQLQELGTYLMDLVGQGEGFRLQNPRIHAEYLDSYGETLSLLDSYKQLREDYLEKKRLLSESEKRQSDMERQRERIREINMDRESLSPRPEEWESLQTLLSVLLHTHDLMEAASMVYDQLYGSEDSLLGKIRKMSQDLERLKVHDPRLGEVALPLRDAYALLKESAEESRQYLDGLSFDPEELGKTESRILEFQRFSRKYNVPPEELSEFFEKNALELLEGDPEYLQNMQKAVHHAADALRDIQQKLSEKRKMASIRLSKEVTDRLPKLRLEKAIFSVNLILSGGEFPTEGAEEVRFYFTANPDLPPKPLDQIASGGELSRILLVLKQLLAEKDSVETLVFDEVDSGIGGEVGETVGDILSEISSTRQVVAITHLHQVARKAGSHLVIQKREKEGVTESTVTVAEGESRVSEIARMLGGSDLAPSTMTLARELLLSSSSDQNHSSSNRKNPSV
- the trxA gene encoding thioredoxin — encoded protein: MAGNVVEVNAPEWDKSVLGAGGLVMVDFWAPWCGPCRTVAPIVEELSEEYKGKVSFMKLNTDDNQEIAVKYQVMGIPTLMFFKDGKIVDKIVGAQSKKNFKDKIDSLLKS